One Moorella sp. E308F genomic region harbors:
- a CDS encoding bifunctional 4-hydroxy-2-oxoglutarate aldolase/2-dehydro-3-deoxy-phosphogluconate aldolase, with translation MQKLKIMQRIIDCGIVAVVRAENPDQALKIAEAVKAGGVEAIEITLTVPGALEVIRELAATYRQGEILIGAGTVLDATTARLAILAGAEFLVSPSLDLEMVKTCNRYQKVCMAGAMSIREIVEVMEAGSDFVKLFPGSAFGPEMVKAIKGPLPQAPIIPTGGVSLENVGQWIKAGCEAVGVGGELTKGAKTGDYQQVEETARKFVASIRAARGQ, from the coding sequence ATGCAAAAGTTAAAGATTATGCAGCGGATTATCGACTGCGGGATCGTGGCTGTAGTCCGGGCGGAGAATCCGGACCAGGCGCTCAAAATTGCTGAAGCCGTGAAAGCGGGCGGGGTGGAGGCCATTGAGATCACCCTTACCGTACCGGGAGCCCTGGAAGTTATCCGGGAACTGGCGGCTACATATCGCCAGGGAGAGATTCTCATTGGCGCCGGTACGGTCCTGGATGCTACCACAGCACGGCTGGCTATTCTGGCGGGGGCCGAGTTCCTGGTCAGCCCGTCCCTGGATCTTGAGATGGTTAAAACCTGTAACCGTTACCAGAAAGTCTGTATGGCCGGGGCCATGTCTATAAGAGAAATAGTTGAAGTGATGGAGGCAGGCAGTGATTTCGTCAAGCTCTTCCCGGGCAGCGCCTTCGGTCCGGAAATGGTGAAAGCCATTAAAGGGCCCTTGCCCCAGGCGCCGATTATACCTACCGGCGGTGTCAGCCTGGAGAACGTGGGCCAGTGGATCAAGGCCGGCTGCGAGGCCGTAGGGGTTGGGGGTGAACTGACCAAAGGGGCCAAAACTGGCGATTACCAGCAGGTAGAGGAAACAGCCCGCAAATTTGTAGCCTCCATCCGGGCTGCCAGAGGGCAATAA
- a CDS encoding PfkB family carbohydrate kinase, with the protein MLRLSTPGYQRFIQADSFDVTYGGGEANVACSLANYGAEAAFVTKVPANPLGQAAINHLRRYGVDTSFILKGGERLGIYFLETGASQRPSKVVYDRKYASIAGVQPGEFDWARIFSGASWFHFTGITPALGENVAAVTLEAARTAKEMGLTVSCDLNYRKNLWTPAQARATMTELMAYVDVAIGNEEDAEKVFGIKAAASDVTKGEISEEGYRQVARELLTRFNLQKVAITLRESFSAFDNGWSALLYDGREFYRSRRYQIHIVDRVGGGDAFAGGLIYALTEGFAPAEALEFAVAASCLKHTIPGDFNHVTKEEVMTLMRGDASGRVQR; encoded by the coding sequence ATGCTGCGCCTGTCCACACCAGGCTACCAGCGCTTTATCCAGGCTGATTCCTTTGATGTTACTTACGGAGGCGGGGAGGCCAACGTCGCCTGTTCCCTGGCCAATTACGGCGCCGAGGCCGCTTTCGTCACTAAAGTCCCGGCCAATCCCCTGGGCCAGGCGGCTATCAATCATTTGCGTCGCTACGGTGTAGATACCAGTTTTATCCTGAAAGGCGGTGAACGCCTGGGGATCTATTTCCTGGAAACCGGGGCGTCCCAGCGGCCTTCAAAGGTGGTTTATGACCGCAAGTACGCCAGCATCGCCGGGGTACAGCCGGGTGAATTTGACTGGGCCAGGATTTTTTCCGGTGCTTCCTGGTTCCACTTTACTGGTATTACTCCCGCCCTGGGCGAGAATGTGGCCGCCGTTACCCTGGAAGCTGCCCGAACGGCGAAAGAGATGGGCCTCACCGTTAGCTGCGACCTCAATTACCGCAAGAACCTCTGGACCCCGGCTCAGGCCCGGGCGACCATGACGGAATTAATGGCTTATGTAGACGTAGCCATCGGCAACGAAGAAGACGCGGAGAAGGTCTTCGGCATTAAAGCGGCTGCTTCCGATGTTACCAAAGGGGAAATTAGCGAAGAGGGTTACCGTCAGGTAGCCCGGGAGCTGTTGACCCGCTTTAACCTGCAAAAAGTAGCAATTACCCTGCGTGAGAGTTTTTCCGCTTTTGACAATGGCTGGTCGGCCCTCCTCTATGACGGCCGGGAGTTTTACCGCTCGCGTCGCTACCAGATCCACATTGTGGACCGGGTCGGCGGCGGTGATGCCTTCGCCGGCGGCTTAATCTACGCCCTGACGGAAGGGTTTGCCCCGGCCGAGGCCCTGGAATTTGCCGTGGCCGCTTCCTGCCTGAAACACACCATCCCCGGCGACTTTAACCATGTCACCAAAGAGGAAGTAATGACGCTCATGCGCGGCGATGCCTCCGGGAGAGTGCAGAGGTGA
- a CDS encoding DUF433 domain-containing protein: protein MSFQRITIEPEKMGGVPCIRGLRIPVATVVDLFASGLSREEILKYYPDLEAEDITEALRFAAEAVRERELPLISEV from the coding sequence GTGAGTTTCCAACGTATAACCATAGAACCGGAAAAGATGGGGGGGGTACCCTGTATCCGGGGTCTACGCATTCCTGTTGCTACGGTGGTTGATCTTTTTGCCAGCGGGCTAAGCCGGGAGGAAATCTTAAAGTATTACCCCGACCTTGAAGCCGAAGATATTACCGAGGCCTTACGTTTTGCTGCTGAAGCTGTACGCGAACGTGAGTTACCTCTTATCAGCGAAGTATGA